A region from the Silene latifolia isolate original U9 population chromosome 7, ASM4854445v1, whole genome shotgun sequence genome encodes:
- the LOC141590073 gene encoding uncharacterized protein LOC141590073: MDHKEFLLTMIYAHNDVSERQILWNVLKNVAGSCSIPWLWLGDFNTVLSPVERLGGNSTEVEMQQFQDCVSICCMEDIQATGALFTWSNKQDPVDRVYSRLDRAMGNLEWIEEFGDYWAHFHPPGLFDHSPCTLSDRKSGLQGKKCFKYFNMWGQSEIFKASVDDVWQRQVRGTKMFQVIKKLKALKPVLKNINKTCFSDIENSYNITVVLLESVQKDLVDNPGNMDLMQKEYDVANELKELLAARDSFLIQKAKLQWSLEGDINIGYFHNSIRKRMVQNKVVRRGKCCTENHWETLNRPITADEVKKALFSIPKDKSPGPDGYTSQFFRDSWEITGGDITAAVLNFFETGQLLNQINATLITLVPKVDRPKAYDTIEWGFLDHMLSALNFPEKTR, encoded by the exons ATGGATCATAAGGAGTTTTTGTTGACTATGATTTATGCACATAATGATGTTTCTGAGAGGCAAATTTTATGGAACGTGCTTAAAAATGTTGCTGGTTCTTGTAGCATTCCTTGGCTTTGGCTTGGGGACTTTAATACTGTTTTGTCACCAGTTGAAAGACTAGGAGGTAATTCTACTGAAGTTGAGATGCAACAGTTTCAGGACTGTGTATCCATTTGCTGTATGGAGGATATCCAAGCTACTGGGGCATTATTCACATGGTCTAATAAACAGGATCCTGTGGATAGAGTCTATAGTAGACTTGATAGAGCTATGGGAAATTTGGAGTGGATTGAAGAATTTGGTGACTACTGGGCTCATTTCCACCCCCCTGGTCTTTTTGACCACTCTCCTTGTACTTTATCAGATAGGAAGAGTGGGTTGCAGGGTAAGAAATGCTTcaaatacttcaatatgtggggcCAATCTGAGATTTTTAAAGCATCAGTGGATGATGTGTGGCAGAGGCAAGTTAGGGGCACTAAAATGTTTCAAGTTATCAAAAAATTGAAGGCCCTTAAACCTGTGCTTAAAAATATCAACAAAACTTGTTTTTCAGATATTGAGAATAGCTACAACATTACTGTTGTTCTTTTAGAAAGTGTTCAGAAAGATCTGGTTGATAATCCTGGCAATATGGACCTGATGCAGAAGGAGTATGATGTGGCTAATGAGTTGAAAGAGCTCCTTGCTGCAAGGGATAGTTTTTTGATTCAGAAGGCTAAACTTCAGTGGTCATTGGAAGGAGATATAAATATTGGGTACTTCCATAATTCCATTAGGAAGAGGATGGTGCAAAATAAG GTGGTTAGAAGAGGGAAATGCTGTACTGAGAACCATTGGGAGACTCTGAATAGACCTATTACTGCAGATGAGGTAAAAAAGGCTCTATTTAGTATTCCTAAGGATAAATCCCCTGGGCCTGATGGATACACTAGTCAATTTTTCAGAGATTCTTGGGAAATTACTGGTGGTGATATAACTGCTGCAGTGCTGAATTTCTTTGAGACTGGGCAGTTGTTAAACCAGATTAATGCTACTTTAATTACTCTGGTCCCTAAGGTGGATAGGCCT AAAGCCTATGATACTATTGAATGGGGCTTCTTGGATCACATGCTAAGTGCTTTAAATTTCCCTGAGAAGACTAGATAG